Proteins encoded by one window of Actinomycetota bacterium:
- a CDS encoding FKBP-type peptidyl-prolyl cis-trans isomerase yields MGQKPEVEVSEGDPPAELVVEDLVVGEGDEATAGSTVEVHYVGVAWTTGEQFDASWDRGTTFSFQLGAGDVIPGWDEGVEGMHEGGRRRLVIPPGMAYGERGVPPDIGPNETLVFVVDLLSVS; encoded by the coding sequence CTGGGCCAGAAACCCGAGGTCGAGGTGTCCGAGGGCGACCCACCGGCCGAGCTGGTCGTCGAGGATCTCGTGGTAGGTGAGGGCGACGAGGCGACCGCCGGGTCGACCGTCGAGGTCCACTACGTCGGCGTGGCGTGGACGACCGGTGAGCAGTTCGACGCGTCATGGGACCGCGGGACGACGTTCAGTTTCCAGTTGGGCGCCGGCGATGTGATCCCGGGGTGGGACGAGGGCGTCGAGGGCATGCACGAAGGCGGTCGACGTCGCCTGGTGATCCCGCCCGGCATGGCGTACGGCGAACGCGGTGTCCCCCCGGACATCGGTCCCAACGAGACGCTGGTCTTCGTGGTCGACCTGCTGTCGGTGTCGTGA
- a CDS encoding calcium/sodium antiporter: MVLIPLLGVVAGLVLLTYSADQFVVGAGRLAVRLRLSTVLIGAVVIGLGTSAPELVVSGLAAGRGLLDLAVGNIVGSNTANLTLVLGVAAMVVPITVHSGTLKREAPISVLSVIGFAVLLQGGLSRLEGAFMLGALVVAFGAIIVGTRTGDEELSAEVEEFLEDHTAGARLWPDVVRTLLGLVGTLVSAQILVESARSIATDFGLAEGFVGVTIVAVGTSLPELATSLQAARKNETDLIVGNLLGSNIFNSLAVGGTVALAGPGTVADPSLGSVGAAMMVVVAVVAGWFMMTEREVVRWEGVVLLAAWVALLPFLA; this comes from the coding sequence ATGGTCCTCATCCCGCTCCTCGGCGTGGTAGCCGGGCTCGTGCTGTTGACCTACTCGGCGGACCAGTTCGTCGTCGGAGCCGGCCGACTCGCGGTTCGGCTGCGGCTGTCGACCGTGCTCATCGGCGCGGTCGTCATCGGGCTGGGGACCAGCGCACCCGAGCTCGTGGTCTCGGGACTCGCTGCGGGACGGGGCCTGCTCGACCTCGCGGTGGGCAACATCGTGGGTTCGAACACGGCCAACCTGACCCTCGTGCTGGGCGTCGCGGCGATGGTCGTCCCCATCACGGTGCACTCGGGGACCTTGAAGCGAGAGGCGCCGATCTCGGTCCTCAGCGTGATCGGGTTCGCCGTCCTGCTGCAGGGCGGGTTGAGCCGACTCGAGGGGGCGTTCATGCTCGGCGCGCTCGTCGTCGCGTTCGGCGCCATCATCGTCGGGACCCGGACGGGCGACGAGGAGCTCAGCGCGGAGGTCGAGGAGTTCCTCGAGGACCACACCGCTGGTGCGCGGCTGTGGCCGGACGTGGTCAGGACCCTGCTGGGCCTGGTCGGCACGCTCGTGTCGGCGCAGATCCTGGTCGAGTCGGCGCGATCGATCGCTACGGACTTCGGGCTCGCCGAGGGCTTCGTGGGCGTGACCATCGTCGCGGTCGGGACCTCACTACCCGAGCTTGCGACGAGCCTGCAGGCGGCACGGAAGAACGAGACCGATCTGATCGTGGGCAACCTGCTCGGCTCCAACATCTTCAACAGCCTCGCGGTCGGTGGAACCGTCGCCTTGGCCGGGCCGGGAACGGTGGCCGATCCGTCCCTCGGCAGCGTGGGCGCCGCGATGATGGTGGTCGTCGCGGTCGTGGCCGGGTGGTTCATGATGACGGAGCGCGAGGTCGTGCGCTGGGAGGGTGTCGTGCTGCTCGCCGCCTGGGTCGCCCTCCTGCCGTTCCTGGCCTGA
- a CDS encoding type 1 glutamine amidotransferase — MAEEEAYDYGEMLVVQHGDITGPSALTPVLDARAGQRPYRIVRVDQGDELPVDRSRLRGVLVLGGYVSVLDAPQLPWLAAEIEWLRETIELGVPAFGICLGHQLIAQAMGGRVVQRPRPEIGFIPIDRTEVADDDEIWAGWPNGMPVLVIHDDEVAELPEGAQVMATGTDGYTSFRLADGLSYGVQFHPETSAELFAEWAQRPQNVPRFDAAGVDAETLVLEAKQREPFLRAGGLALVGRWIDGIVGRDDPTPRRGRRR; from the coding sequence GTGGCCGAGGAAGAGGCGTACGACTACGGCGAGATGCTCGTCGTGCAGCACGGCGACATCACCGGCCCGTCCGCGCTCACACCGGTGCTCGACGCCCGCGCGGGGCAACGCCCCTACCGCATCGTGCGCGTCGATCAGGGCGACGAGCTCCCGGTCGACCGCTCGCGGCTGCGCGGCGTGCTCGTCCTGGGCGGCTACGTGAGCGTGCTCGACGCCCCGCAGCTTCCGTGGCTCGCGGCCGAGATCGAGTGGCTGCGCGAGACCATCGAGTTGGGGGTCCCGGCCTTCGGGATCTGCCTGGGCCACCAGCTCATCGCCCAGGCGATGGGAGGCCGGGTCGTCCAACGCCCCCGACCTGAGATCGGTTTCATCCCGATCGACCGCACCGAGGTCGCCGACGACGACGAGATCTGGGCCGGCTGGCCCAACGGCATGCCCGTGCTGGTCATCCACGACGACGAGGTCGCCGAGCTGCCGGAGGGGGCCCAGGTCATGGCCACCGGCACCGACGGCTACACCTCGTTCCGTCTGGCTGATGGCCTCAGCTACGGGGTGCAGTTCCACCCGGAGACCAGCGCCGAGCTGTTCGCCGAGTGGGCACAGCGGCCCCAGAACGTGCCACGGTTCGATGCTGCGGGTGTCGACGCCGAGACGCTGGTGCTCGAGGCGAAGCAGCGCGAGCCGTTCCTCCGTGCCGGTGGCCTGGCCCTCGTCGGGCGGTGGATCGACGGCATCGTCGGGCGCGACGATCCCACGCCCCGACGCGGACGGCGACGTTGA
- a CDS encoding cell wall-binding repeat-containing protein, which produces MRRRTSMLAIVAAFAALLIASPAAAEDDTVIWFPVQDTGDVQFEDSWGESRGGRAHTGVDIMAPQMNEIYAAWSGEIDAYEGDCAAGEYCSSYYLLLSGDDGRSYFYVHLNNDTPGRPNGCDGVGGVEAAFAPRLVEELRARGTLVGVRVERGEHIAYNGSSGNAGCVGPHLHFEVWEGHGWGAPKVNPYPFAKAAWDAGNRWGADGEPEAMIAHGRTAGADRVATSVALSRAGFDAAHAVVIAPGGVYPEALVAAPLAAVLDGPVLLAWDGTGELVTDEVAAEIERLGASYAVLVGNGSRLPEAVIDELVAETALEHSQIRRIGGADRYELSQNVAREVLAYHGIEAAGSEPSSASEDDEDVASPSWLLSASADEPPSTVSPLVALGEHPVEGRGWPDALASSVLAARQQVPILLTRPTELPDETREILESDGIGEVRLAGGPEAIAEEVEEQIRDLGHETQRLAGADRYGTSLALAAETLTDAGVSPDRVYFATGLNFPDALASGSAVASLGHPLLLVHGQDRERAADVYAWLADRAGTVTEVVAIGGPAAVADTVLRKLATAAHPDS; this is translated from the coding sequence GTGCGACGCCGGACGAGCATGCTGGCCATCGTGGCCGCGTTCGCGGCCCTGCTCATCGCGAGCCCGGCCGCCGCTGAGGACGACACGGTCATCTGGTTCCCCGTGCAGGACACGGGCGACGTGCAGTTCGAGGACTCTTGGGGCGAGTCTCGGGGTGGTCGCGCCCACACCGGCGTCGACATCATGGCGCCCCAGATGAACGAGATCTACGCCGCCTGGTCGGGCGAGATCGACGCCTACGAAGGGGATTGCGCCGCTGGCGAGTACTGCTCGTCGTACTACCTGCTGCTCTCGGGCGACGACGGGCGGTCGTACTTCTACGTCCACCTGAACAACGACACGCCGGGTCGACCCAACGGCTGCGACGGCGTCGGTGGGGTCGAAGCGGCGTTCGCGCCCCGCCTCGTCGAGGAGCTGCGTGCTCGCGGGACACTCGTCGGGGTGAGGGTCGAGCGGGGCGAGCACATCGCCTACAACGGGTCGTCCGGCAACGCCGGTTGCGTCGGTCCTCACCTGCACTTCGAGGTGTGGGAGGGACACGGGTGGGGCGCACCCAAGGTCAACCCCTACCCGTTCGCCAAGGCCGCCTGGGACGCGGGCAACCGGTGGGGTGCTGACGGCGAGCCGGAGGCGATGATCGCCCACGGCCGTACTGCGGGGGCCGACCGCGTGGCGACCTCCGTCGCCCTGTCCCGCGCGGGCTTCGACGCCGCCCACGCGGTCGTGATCGCGCCAGGAGGCGTGTACCCCGAGGCGCTCGTGGCCGCGCCCCTCGCGGCCGTGCTCGATGGTCCCGTGCTGCTGGCGTGGGACGGCACCGGCGAACTGGTGACCGACGAGGTCGCCGCCGAGATCGAGCGTCTCGGGGCCAGCTACGCCGTGCTGGTGGGGAACGGGTCGCGCCTGCCGGAGGCGGTGATCGACGAGCTGGTCGCCGAGACGGCACTCGAGCACAGCCAGATCCGGCGCATCGGCGGAGCGGACCGCTACGAGCTGTCGCAGAACGTGGCGCGAGAGGTGCTCGCCTACCACGGCATCGAGGCAGCCGGGTCGGAGCCATCTTCCGCCTCGGAGGACGACGAGGACGTGGCATCGCCGAGCTGGCTCCTGTCGGCCTCCGCGGACGAGCCGCCCTCCACCGTCTCGCCGCTGGTGGCCCTCGGCGAGCATCCCGTCGAGGGACGCGGCTGGCCGGACGCGCTCGCTTCGAGCGTGCTCGCGGCCAGACAGCAGGTCCCGATCCTGCTCACGCGACCCACCGAGCTGCCGGACGAGACCCGCGAGATCCTCGAGTCGGATGGCATCGGCGAGGTCCGCTTGGCCGGAGGCCCGGAGGCCATCGCCGAGGAGGTCGAGGAGCAGATCCGCGACCTGGGCCACGAGACGCAACGTCTCGCCGGCGCCGACCGCTACGGCACCTCGCTCGCCCTTGCCGCCGAGACGCTGACGGATGCGGGGGTCAGCCCGGACCGTGTGTACTTCGCGACGGGTCTGAACTTCCCCGATGCCCTGGCGTCCGGATCGGCGGTCGCCAGCCTGGGTCATCCGCTGCTGCTCGTCCACGGCCAGGATCGCGAACGCGCCGCCGACGTGTACGCGTGGCTGGCCGATCGGGCGGGCACGGTCACCGAGGTCGTCGCGATCGGTGGCCCTGCGGCGGTCGCTGACACCGTCCTGCGCAAGCTGGCAACGGCCGCCCACCCCGACAGCTGA
- a CDS encoding CvpA family protein, translating into MLSLLIVAFAAAYVVRGWRRGLMVEVVDLVGLIVALVITALVWPWVGGLLQVLTPIGDVWATGLGVGATISTLLAALFLASRWVGTQRQLLPAATRRVDRVGGAVFAGTWSVLLVAGLLMLAVTAPGARPRTAPVVCNSAVGHALITGAHPFHTGGAMIADLGRPVLLWVSQRLNDAFTLGHDPTVCDDLGQPVEGATGSFRFPAAAAEELRIDPTAESRVLELLNDARTAAGVEPLVADDPLADVGRAHARDMYLRGYFAHETPECSVGPDAPGCSDPFDRIRAAAISYAVAGENLALAPTAETAHRGLMDSPGHRANILNPDFRRIGVGVVAGPFGLMVTQEFAG; encoded by the coding sequence GTGCTGAGCCTGCTCATCGTCGCGTTCGCCGCGGCGTACGTCGTGCGTGGGTGGCGTCGTGGGCTCATGGTCGAGGTGGTCGACCTCGTCGGCCTCATCGTCGCGCTCGTGATCACCGCCCTCGTGTGGCCGTGGGTGGGTGGTCTGTTGCAGGTCCTCACGCCGATCGGTGACGTGTGGGCCACGGGACTCGGCGTCGGAGCCACGATCAGCACGCTCCTCGCGGCGCTGTTCCTCGCCTCGCGCTGGGTGGGCACCCAGCGGCAGCTGCTGCCCGCCGCCACCCGCCGCGTCGATCGCGTCGGCGGTGCGGTGTTCGCGGGCACGTGGAGCGTGCTGCTCGTGGCTGGCCTGCTCATGCTGGCGGTCACCGCTCCAGGAGCGCGTCCGCGGACAGCCCCGGTGGTGTGCAACTCCGCGGTGGGGCACGCGCTGATCACTGGCGCGCACCCGTTCCACACCGGCGGGGCGATGATCGCCGACCTCGGTCGGCCCGTGCTGCTGTGGGTCAGCCAGCGGCTGAACGACGCCTTCACGCTCGGTCACGATCCCACCGTCTGTGATGACCTCGGTCAGCCGGTGGAGGGTGCGACGGGCTCGTTCCGCTTCCCGGCAGCCGCCGCAGAGGAGCTGCGGATCGATCCGACGGCGGAGTCCCGCGTCCTGGAACTGCTGAACGACGCACGGACCGCAGCGGGAGTGGAGCCACTCGTCGCGGACGATCCGCTCGCCGACGTGGGAAGAGCCCACGCGAGGGACATGTACCTGCGTGGCTACTTCGCTCACGAGACCCCTGAGTGCTCCGTCGGACCTGACGCGCCGGGGTGCTCGGACCCGTTCGATCGCATCCGAGCCGCCGCGATCAGCTACGCCGTGGCCGGGGAGAACCTGGCGCTCGCGCCGACTGCCGAGACCGCTCACCGCGGCCTCATGGACTCGCCGGGACACCGCGCCAACATCCTCAACCCCGACTTCCGCCGTATCGGGGTAGGTGTGGTCGCCGGGCCCTTCGGGTTGATGGTCACGCAGGAGTTCGCCGGCTGA
- a CDS encoding MoaD/ThiS family protein — translation MSVTVRIPTPLRKLTDGRSEVAVEATDVRSAVTALEASYPGFGERLLDDEGNLRRFVNVFVRDEDVRFQQGLDTAVSDGDVVSIVPAVAGGCGAAR, via the coding sequence ATGAGCGTCACGGTCCGCATCCCCACCCCGCTGCGCAAGCTGACCGACGGGAGGTCCGAGGTCGCGGTCGAGGCCACCGACGTGCGTTCCGCGGTCACGGCGCTCGAGGCCAGCTACCCGGGCTTCGGTGAGCGTCTCCTGGACGACGAGGGCAACCTGCGCCGCTTCGTCAACGTGTTCGTGCGTGACGAGGACGTTCGCTTCCAGCAGGGCCTCGACACGGCCGTGAGCGACGGGGACGTCGTCTCGATCGTGCCGGCGGTTGCTGGCGGTTGCGGGGCGGCTCGGTAA
- a CDS encoding threonine synthase: protein MATGIPVTSNVTNLRCRECGTETDIGPIHVCDVCFGPLEVAYDEDLIVQRVSRERIAGGPATMWRYADLLPLIDDDPAVRVDLGTGFTPLRPAPRLAARLGLGELYLKDDTRNPSGSFKDRVVTVALTAARALGIETVGCASTGNLANAVAAHAAATGLTAYVFVPHDLEQAKIVASAVYGANVVSVKGTYDEVNRLCAEVADHKSWGLCNVNLRPYYAEGSKTIGFEIAEQLGWRLPDHVVIPVASGAMLTKVHKAFGELQRYGLVDGATPRISGAQAAGCNPVAAAFKAGTRDIRPVKPDTIARSLAIGDPADGYYAVGIAQETGGVVEDVTDDEIVAGIRLLAETEGIFAETAGGVTVANLLKLARAGVVRRDERVVAVISGNGFKTIEALAPSTGATYHVAPSLDDLLAQLESRQEQP from the coding sequence ATGGCGACAGGGATACCAGTGACTAGCAACGTGACCAACCTGCGGTGTCGCGAGTGTGGCACCGAGACCGACATCGGACCGATCCACGTCTGCGACGTGTGCTTCGGCCCGCTCGAGGTCGCCTACGACGAGGACCTCATCGTCCAGCGCGTCTCGCGCGAACGCATCGCCGGCGGTCCGGCGACGATGTGGCGGTACGCCGACCTGTTGCCCCTGATCGACGACGACCCAGCGGTGCGGGTCGACCTCGGGACCGGCTTCACGCCGCTGCGCCCCGCCCCGCGCCTCGCCGCGCGCCTCGGGCTCGGTGAGCTGTACCTCAAGGACGACACCCGCAACCCCTCGGGGTCGTTCAAGGACCGCGTCGTGACGGTCGCTCTCACCGCCGCGCGGGCCCTCGGGATCGAGACCGTCGGGTGCGCGTCGACCGGCAACCTCGCCAACGCCGTGGCTGCGCACGCTGCCGCGACCGGCCTGACCGCCTACGTCTTCGTGCCGCACGACCTCGAGCAGGCCAAGATCGTCGCGTCGGCCGTCTACGGCGCGAACGTCGTGTCGGTCAAGGGGACCTACGACGAGGTCAACCGCCTCTGCGCCGAGGTGGCCGACCACAAGAGCTGGGGGCTGTGCAACGTCAACCTCCGCCCCTACTACGCCGAGGGGTCGAAGACCATCGGGTTCGAGATCGCGGAGCAGCTCGGTTGGCGGTTGCCCGACCACGTCGTGATCCCGGTCGCGTCCGGGGCGATGCTCACCAAGGTCCACAAGGCCTTCGGTGAGCTGCAGCGCTACGGCCTCGTCGATGGCGCGACCCCACGCATCTCGGGTGCCCAGGCGGCCGGCTGCAACCCGGTCGCCGCCGCGTTCAAGGCAGGCACGCGGGACATCCGTCCCGTGAAGCCCGACACGATCGCGCGCTCGCTCGCTATCGGCGATCCGGCTGACGGCTACTACGCGGTCGGCATCGCCCAGGAGACCGGCGGGGTCGTCGAGGACGTCACGGATGACGAGATCGTCGCCGGCATCCGTCTCCTGGCCGAGACCGAAGGGATCTTCGCCGAGACCGCAGGAGGCGTCACCGTCGCGAACCTGCTCAAGCTGGCACGGGCCGGCGTCGTGCGCCGCGATGAACGCGTCGTCGCGGTGATCAGTGGCAACGGTTTCAAGACCATCGAGGCGCTCGCTCCCTCGACCGGCGCGACGTACCACGTTGCCCCGTCGCTGGACGACCTCCTCGCCCAACTCGAGAGCCGGCAGGAGCAGCCATGA
- a CDS encoding glucosyl-3-phosphoglycerate synthase gives MTSFQEHARRATASLEHHQARTWSHTDFAADDLLAQKKADGATVSVVIPARNEEATVGRVVSTLRSALVDDLPLIDELVVVDGHSSDRTAEVAARAGAEVVDQTDVLTDFGPGSGKGEALWKGLSVTGGDLVVFVDADIHDIGPRFVTGLLGPLLTDVDVAFVKASYDRPFRAGEALLPEGGGRVTELLARPLLATFWPELAWLSQPLSGEYAGRRGLLESVPFVQGYGVELALLIDIVEARGAAAIAQVDLGRRVHEHQPLHALSRMAAEILHVAMARLERAGRASFRDPLGALLAQPVRGEDGALRLDSHAVAWAERPPLSSL, from the coding sequence GTGACCTCGTTCCAAGAGCACGCACGTCGTGCTACCGCTTCGCTCGAGCATCACCAGGCCCGCACGTGGTCCCACACCGACTTCGCCGCCGACGACCTGCTCGCGCAGAAGAAGGCCGACGGCGCGACGGTTTCCGTCGTGATCCCGGCACGGAACGAGGAGGCGACCGTCGGACGGGTCGTGTCGACCCTGCGGTCGGCGCTGGTCGACGACCTCCCGCTGATCGACGAACTCGTCGTGGTGGACGGTCACTCCAGCGATCGCACGGCGGAGGTGGCTGCGAGAGCCGGGGCTGAGGTGGTGGACCAGACCGATGTCCTGACCGACTTCGGCCCGGGGTCCGGCAAGGGCGAGGCGCTGTGGAAGGGCCTGTCCGTGACCGGTGGCGATCTGGTCGTGTTCGTCGACGCGGACATCCACGACATCGGCCCACGGTTCGTCACGGGTCTGCTGGGTCCCTTGCTCACCGATGTTGACGTCGCGTTCGTCAAGGCCAGCTACGACCGCCCTTTCCGCGCTGGTGAGGCCCTCCTCCCCGAGGGCGGAGGCCGCGTCACCGAGCTCCTCGCGCGTCCGCTGCTGGCGACCTTCTGGCCCGAGCTTGCGTGGTTGAGCCAACCGCTGTCCGGCGAGTACGCCGGACGCCGGGGCCTGCTCGAGTCGGTCCCCTTCGTCCAGGGCTACGGCGTCGAACTCGCGCTGCTCATCGACATCGTCGAGGCTCGCGGAGCCGCGGCGATCGCCCAGGTCGACCTGGGCCGGCGCGTCCATGAGCACCAGCCGCTGCACGCGCTCAGCCGGATGGCCGCCGAGATCCTGCACGTGGCGATGGCCCGCCTGGAACGGGCGGGTCGCGCATCGTTCCGCGATCCCCTCGGGGCGCTGCTGGCACAGCCGGTGCGGGGGGAGGACGGGGCGCTGCGGCTCGACTCCCACGCCGTCGCATGGGCCGAGCGTCCGCCGCTCAGCTCGCTGTAG
- a CDS encoding AI-2E family transporter — translation MDGTRLRTWFHATWTTIGLLLLLAAAWWVIREPFGIIFAPLAFAAVIVYLLNPVVRWLHARRIPRGLGATFAYLVFLGALIAIGAVVGPLLADQVGEFGDDFPDIATDLQNTINTQLDRVGVDYEVNFDLRSDEVQDGLREFFTRNREQLTELLRGAGSVLGAVFHVLLTLILAPILAFYLLVDLPKLNESFRSFLPPGRRGEFFEVTQRIGVTVGAYFRGMLFVAAFVAIGTSIGLAIIGLPFWALVGALSGLFNLIPLIGPFVGGAVGVVLALTVGDGFGQALAVVIVMTVVQQIDNHLITPNIMSRTVKLHPVTVMLGLLVAGSMYGILGMLVVIPIIATAKLVALHVLVTRVPAMSHLAAREGPGLFDDLGVDEDPSPDTSDVTSAPERPTRAPRARDEGADTRGEQPSSP, via the coding sequence TTGGACGGCACGAGGCTGCGGACGTGGTTCCACGCGACGTGGACCACGATCGGACTGCTGCTGCTGCTCGCTGCGGCCTGGTGGGTCATCCGCGAGCCGTTCGGCATCATCTTCGCGCCGTTGGCGTTCGCCGCAGTCATCGTCTACCTGCTCAACCCCGTGGTCCGGTGGCTGCACGCCCGGCGCATCCCACGCGGGCTCGGTGCCACCTTCGCCTACCTGGTGTTCCTCGGTGCGCTCATCGCGATCGGTGCCGTGGTCGGACCGTTGCTGGCCGACCAGGTCGGGGAGTTCGGGGACGACTTCCCCGACATCGCCACCGACCTGCAGAACACGATCAACACCCAGCTCGACCGGGTCGGTGTGGACTACGAGGTCAACTTCGACCTCAGGTCCGACGAGGTCCAGGACGGGCTGCGCGAGTTCTTCACGCGCAACCGCGAGCAGCTCACCGAGCTGCTCAGGGGGGCGGGCTCGGTGCTGGGAGCGGTCTTCCACGTCCTGTTGACCCTGATCCTCGCCCCGATCCTCGCCTTCTACCTCCTCGTGGACCTCCCCAAGCTCAACGAGAGCTTCCGTAGCTTCCTCCCGCCCGGCCGGCGTGGCGAGTTCTTCGAGGTGACCCAGCGCATCGGGGTCACGGTCGGGGCGTACTTCCGTGGGATGCTGTTCGTGGCGGCCTTCGTGGCCATCGGCACCTCGATCGGTCTGGCCATCATCGGGCTCCCCTTCTGGGCGCTGGTCGGGGCGCTGTCCGGACTGTTCAACCTCATCCCGCTGATCGGGCCCTTCGTCGGCGGCGCCGTCGGGGTGGTCCTGGCGCTGACGGTCGGCGATGGGTTCGGCCAGGCTCTGGCGGTCGTGATCGTCATGACCGTGGTCCAGCAGATCGATAACCACCTCATCACGCCGAACATCATGTCCCGGACGGTGAAGCTCCACCCCGTCACCGTCATGCTCGGCCTGCTCGTCGCGGGATCGATGTACGGCATCCTCGGCATGCTCGTCGTCATCCCCATCATCGCGACCGCGAAGCTGGTGGCGCTCCACGTCCTCGTGACACGGGTGCCGGCCATGAGCCACCTCGCCGCCCGAGAGGGGCCGGGACTGTTCGACGACCTCGGGGTCGACGAGGACCCCTCACCGGACACCTCGGACGTCACCTCGGCACCTGAGCGCCCGACGCGTGCACCTCGAGCGCGAGACGAGGGCGCCGACACCAGGGGGGAGCAGCCTTCCTCGCCGTGA
- a CDS encoding response regulator produces MADKRKVLVVDDEPDVLLLCRVNLEFEGYDVVEASDGERAMEQVRAERPDIVLLDVMMPKMDGWQVLAAIKDDPELKDIPVVMLTAKVQDQDQIRGWSSGAAEYITKPFSPLALSQVLQDVLDNDPEEEERRRRMILEKLQLLQNS; encoded by the coding sequence GTGGCCGACAAACGCAAGGTGCTCGTCGTCGACGACGAACCTGATGTGCTGCTCCTGTGCCGGGTCAACCTCGAGTTCGAGGGCTACGACGTCGTCGAGGCCAGCGATGGCGAACGGGCGATGGAGCAGGTGCGAGCGGAGCGTCCCGACATCGTCCTGCTCGACGTCATGATGCCGAAGATGGACGGCTGGCAGGTGCTGGCTGCCATCAAGGACGACCCCGAGCTCAAGGACATCCCCGTCGTCATGCTGACCGCCAAGGTGCAGGATCAGGACCAGATCCGCGGCTGGTCATCCGGCGCGGCCGAGTACATCACCAAGCCCTTCTCGCCGCTGGCGTTGTCCCAGGTCCTGCAGGACGTGCTCGACAACGACCCGGAGGAGGAGGAGCGTCGCCGCCGGATGATCCTCGAGAAGCTCCAGCTCCTCCAGAACAGCTAG
- a CDS encoding transposase, with the protein MTVDERGTSSSCPDCGRRVPKPSGRILTCPHCGQPAARGGGIIRAPVRIEHRRAGTLHGVTDADTCTMSAVGLARLRAAHP; encoded by the coding sequence GTGACCGTAGACGAGCGGGGGACCTCGTCGAGCTGTCCCGACTGCGGCCGGCGCGTCCCCAAACCGTCCGGCCGGATCTTGACCTGTCCGCACTGCGGACAGCCAGCCGCCAGAGGCGGCGGGATCATCCGCGCTCCGGTGCGGATCGAGCACCGTCGAGCAGGCACCCTGCACGGCGTGACCGACGCCGACACCTGCACGATGTCCGCCGTCGGTCTGGCCCGGCTCCGGGCCGCCCACCCATAA
- a CDS encoding LytR C-terminal domain-containing protein: protein MSDGRHVPPGDRSLLLSIGRQLAGGAALVLVVAAAFWGIGQVRTDTGDPVITEPTSVATAPADQPTDPAPTEPTAQPTAAVTAQPTAPGQPTDAASPQPTEPASPQPAAEGDVDPATVRVQILDAVLDDGGEAAARIEDELEEAGYRVIAANKAVRRYERTTVFYTEGNQAAAEQLAARFGFDVVEPKPDNLSSGVEIHLVVGADA from the coding sequence ATGTCCGACGGTAGGCACGTCCCCCCTGGCGACCGCAGCCTGCTGCTGTCGATCGGCCGCCAACTCGCGGGAGGTGCCGCGCTCGTGCTCGTCGTCGCGGCAGCGTTCTGGGGCATCGGACAGGTGCGCACCGACACCGGCGACCCCGTCATCACCGAGCCGACCTCGGTGGCGACCGCGCCGGCGGACCAGCCCACCGACCCCGCCCCGACCGAGCCCACGGCCCAGCCCACGGCAGCGGTGACCGCCCAACCCACGGCACCAGGCCAGCCCACGGACGCTGCCTCCCCGCAGCCGACCGAGCCCGCCTCTCCACAGCCCGCCGCCGAGGGCGACGTCGACCCGGCCACCGTCCGGGTGCAGATCCTCGACGCGGTCCTCGATGACGGCGGCGAGGCGGCGGCGCGCATCGAGGACGAGCTCGAGGAGGCTGGCTACCGCGTCATCGCCGCGAACAAGGCGGTACGGCGCTACGAACGGACGACGGTCTTCTACACCGAGGGGAACCAGGCGGCGGCCGAGCAGCTCGCTGCACGGTTCGGGTTCGACGTCGTCGAGCCCAAGCCGGACAACCTCAGCTCAGGGGTCGAGATCCACCTCGTAGTGGGCGCCGACGCGTAG
- a CDS encoding DUF3263 domain-containing protein — MLALSTVEVARLAELDERSRAILGFEREWWKYAGAKEQAIRDRFDLSPTRYYQLLNRLIDDDDALSYDPMLVKRLRRMRAARQRQRAARRLGMEAR, encoded by the coding sequence ATGCTCGCGCTGTCGACGGTGGAGGTAGCTAGGTTGGCTGAACTCGACGAACGCTCGCGTGCGATCCTCGGCTTCGAGCGTGAGTGGTGGAAGTACGCGGGCGCCAAGGAGCAGGCGATCCGCGACCGCTTCGACCTGTCACCGACGCGCTACTACCAACTGCTCAACCGGCTCATCGACGACGACGACGCGCTGAGCTACGACCCGATGCTGGTCAAGCGCCTGCGCCGCATGCGGGCCGCTCGCCAGCGTCAGCGGGCCGCGCGGCGGCTCGGGATGGAAGCCCGCTGA